In the genome of Quercus robur chromosome 3, dhQueRobu3.1, whole genome shotgun sequence, one region contains:
- the LOC126717547 gene encoding pentatricopeptide repeat-containing protein At3g04760, chloroplastic: protein MTKISTDFWPQTLPFIIPLKPTSHSHQSSVFVSCGVPNPNDNSNSSRNPPKVWVSAKTRPTHLQNVDFKESHLMKVLNRSCKAGKYKESLYFLECLVNKGYKPDVILCTKLIKGFFNYRNIPKAIRVMQILEEHGEPDVFSYNALISGFCKANQIVSANKVLDRMKRRGFLPDVVTYNIMIGSLCSRGKLDSALKVLDQLMKDKCEPTVITYTILIEATILEGGIDEAMKLLDEMLLRRLRPDMYTYNAVIRGMCKEGMVDRAFEFVRSLKSKGCEPDVVSYNILLRVLLNLGKWDEGEKLLAEMYSRGCEPNVVTYSILISSLCRDGKVEDAVNVLKVMKEKGLRPDAYSYDPLVSAFCKEGRLDLAIEFLDLMITDGCLPDIVNYNTILATLCKNGNADLALEIFEKLGEVGCPPDVSSYNTMFSALWNCGDRARALGMISGMVNKGIDPDEITYNSLISCLCRDGMVDEAIGLLVDMESSGFKPTVISYNIVILGLCKAHRTGDAIEVLAAMVEKGCQPNETTYIMLVEGIGFAGWQVEAVGLANSLISLNAISEDSLKRLNKTFPMFDVYKELTLSDIKN, encoded by the coding sequence ATGACAAAAATTTCCACTGATTTTTGGCCTCAGACCCTGCCTTTCATCATCCCACTGAAACCCACCTCACATTCACATCAAAGCAGCgtttttgtgagttgtggaGTCCCTAACCCCAATGACAACAGTAACAGCTCCAGAAACCCACCAAAGGTCTGGGTTTCTGCTAAAACAAGGCCAACCCATTTGCAAAATGTTGATTTCAAAGAGTCCCATTTGATGAAAGTACTCAATAGGTCCTGCAAAGCAGGCAAGTACAAAGAGTCACTCTACTTTCTTGAGTGCTTGGTTAACAAGGGTTACAAACCTGATGTTATACTTTGTACAAAGCTCATTAAAGGCTTcttcaattatagaaatatccCAAAAGCCATAAGGGTTATGCAAATCTTGGAAGAACATGGTGAACCAGATGTTTTTTCTTATAATGCATTGATTAGTGGGTTTTGTAAGGCTAATCAGATTGTATCTGCAAACAAAGTGCTCGATAGAATGAAACGTAGGGGATTTTTGCCTGATGTTGTTACCTATAATATAATGATCGGGAGTCTTTGTAGTAGGGGAAAGCTTGACTCAGCTTTGAAGGTTTTGGATCAGTTAATGAAAGATAAATGTGAGCCAACTGTGATTACTTACACAATTCTGATTGAGGCAACCATCCTTGAGGGTGGGATTGATGAAGCTATGAAGCTTTTGGATGAGATGCTATTGAGAAGGCTTCGACCTGACATGTATACTTACAATGCAGTCATTAGGGGGATGTGCAAGGAAGGTATGGTGGATCGTGCTTTTGAGTTTGTTCGGAGTTTAAAATCCAAGGGTTGTGAGCCTGATGTGGTCTCATACAATATTTTGTTAAGGGTACTTTTGAATCTCGGGAAATGGGATGAGGGAGAGAAACTACTTGCTGAGATGTATTCAAGAGGTTGTGAGCCGAATGTTGTTACTTACAGCATTCTAATTAGCTCCCTTTGTCGTGATGGGAAAGTTGAGGACGCTGTAAATGTGTTGAAGGTCATGAAGGAAAAGGGGTTAAGACCAGATGCTTATAGTTATGATCCGTTGGTGTCTGCATTCTGTAAAGAAGGGAGATTGGATTTGGCTATTGAATTCTTGGACCTCATGATCACTGATGGTTGCTTGCCAGATATTGTGAACTACAACACAATCTTGGCCACTTTATGTAAGAATGGAAATGCTGACCTGGCTTTGGAAATCTTCGAGAAGCTAGGGGAAGTAGGTTGTCCTCCCGATGTGAGTTCTTACAACACAATGTTCAGTGCACTATGGAATTGTGGGGACAGAGCTAGGGCTCTGGGAATGATATCGGGGATGGTGAACAAAGGGATTGATCCTGACGAGATCACTTACAATTCACTAATATCGTGTTTGTGCAGAGATGGGATGGTAGATGAAGCAATTGGGTTGTTGGTGGATATGGAAAGCAGTGGGTTCAAGCCGACAGTTATCAGTTATAACATTGTTATTCTTGGATTGTGTAAGGCTCATAGAACTGGTGATGCCATTGAAGTGCTCGCAGCAATGGTTGAAAAGGGATGCCAGCCAAATGAAACTACTTACATTATGTTGGTTGAAGGGATTGGTTTTGCGGGATGGCAAGTTGAAGCTGTGGGTTTGGCTAATTCCCTTATCAGTTTGAACGCTATATCTGAAGATTCATTGAAACGGTTGAACAAGACCTTTCCCATGTTTGATGTTTACAAAGAACTCACCTTGTCTGACATTAAGAATTAG
- the LOC126717548 gene encoding pentatricopeptide repeat-containing protein At1g08610, which translates to MGYAIIQQSYLAQVRCLHGLHGCSKQEGHSSRLCQCSVMKSPVFRLNCSSKCNHKTQFCLQRKGGIGSGRNARLLQCRGLQRSVCIGRDNEIDQDERRSENYDMGIERNFRQLMKKTSSSSLLYSDGPLVENDEETNNGILQNFCSQGRLVDASRLVDLMARRNQIPDFHSCTNLIRGLIKLDRLDKASKILKVMVMSGGVPDIITYNMMVGGLCRRGLSRSAIDLLDEMSLSGCPPDVITYNTIIRCMFDSRNFDMAIGFWKDQLRKGCPPFLITYTVLIELVCKHCGTLRALEVLEDMAIEGCYPDIVTYNGLVNFNCKRGKYEDVALVIYNLLSHGMEPNAITYNTLLNSLCNRRYWDEVDEIVSVMKETSHTPTVVTYNILINGLCKDGLLDRAINFYNLMVSHNCSPDIVTYNTLLGALCKEGMVDEALQVLHILSGTSCSPCLITYNTVIDGLAKKGLMEKAMRLYCQMIEKGITPDDITHRCLIWGFCRVDQLEEAVELLKEMGKRDHKVGNKAYRFMIQGLCKNKKVDIAIQVLEMMISSRCKPDVTIYSMIIKGVTAAGMTKEAKELHKKLIEWGVLREGAMLE; encoded by the coding sequence ATGGGGTACGCTATTATCCAACAGAGTTATTTGGCCCAAGTTCGTTGTTTGCATGGTCTACATGGGTGCTCCAAACAAGAGGGTCACAGTTCTCGCCTTTGCCAGTGCTCAGTAATGAAATCTCCTGTGTTCCGTTTAAATTGCTCAAGCAAGTGTAATCacaaaactcaattttgttTACAACGGAAGGGAGGTATTGGTTCTGGAAGAAATGCGCGTCTTTTACAATGTAGAGGTTTGCAGAGAAGTGTTTGCATTGGTAGAGACAATGAAATTGACCAAGATGAACGACGCTCTGAAAATTATGATATGGgtattgaaagaaatttcagaCAGCTAATGAAGAAGACTTCAAGTTCTTCATTGTTGTATTCAGATGGACCTTTAGTTGAAAACGATGAGGAAACGAACAATGGCATTCTTCAGAATTTCTGTAGCCAAGGGAGGTTGGTGGATGCATCGAGGTTGGTTGATCTTATGGCACGACGAAACCAAATTCCAGACTTCCATTCTTGCACAAACTTAATACGAGGCCTTATCAAATTGGATCGGTTAGATAAAGCTTCCAAAATCCTTAAAGTCATGGTCATGTCCGGTGGGGTTCCAGATATCATCACATACAACATGATGGTTGGTGGTCTCTGCAGGAGAGGACTGTCAAGATCTGCCATTGATCTCTTAGATGAGATGAGCTTGAGTGGTTGCCCTCCGGACGTGATTACATATAACACAATAATCCGGTGTATGTTTGATAGTAGGAATTTTGATATGGCAATTGGATTTTGGAAGGACCAATTGAGAAAGGGATGCCCTCCTTTTCTGATTACTTACACAGTTCTCATTGAGCTTGTCTGCAAGCATTGTGGAACTTTGCGGGCTCTTGAAGTATTGGAAGATATGGCGATTGAGGGCTGTTATCCTGATATCGTAACCTACAATGGTCTGgttaattttaattgtaaacGGGGAAAATATGAAGATGTAGCATTGGTTATATATAATCTTTTATCTCATGGTATGGAACCCAATGCTATAACTTACAACACTCTTCTGAATTCTCTTTGTAATCGTAGGTATTGGGATGAAGTAGATGAGATTGTGTCAGTTATGAAAGAAACTTCCCACACTCCTACAGTGGTTACTTACAACATCTTGATTAATGGTTTGTGCAAGGATGGGCTTTTGGATCGTGCCATCAACTTTTATAATCTCATGGTTTCCCATAACTGTTCACCTGACATTGTAACTTATAACACTCTCCTAGGTGCCCTTTGTAAAGAGGGAATGGTGGATGAGGCCCTCCAAGTGCTTCACATTTTAAGTGGTACCAGTTGTTCTCCTTGTTTGATCACTTATAATACTGTGATTGATGGGTTGGCTAAGAAGGGTTTGATGGAGAAAGCAATGAGATTGTATTGTCAAATGATAGAAAAAGGGATAACTCCTGATGACATTACCCATCGTTGtctgatttggggtttttgccgGGTGGATCAATTGGAGGAAGCTGTTGAACTATTGAAGGAGATGGGTAAGAGAGATCACAAGGTCGGAAATAAAGCTTATAGATTCATGATCCAAGGattatgtaaaaataagaaGGTGGATATTGCAATACAAGTTCTAGAAATGATGATTTCAAGTAGATGCAAGCCAGATGTGACGATTTATTCTATGATCATTAAAGGTGTGACTGCTGCTGGTATGACCAAAGAGGCTAAAGAGTTGCAtaagaagttgatagaatggggCGTTTTGAGAGAGGGGGCCATGCTGGAATAG